The proteins below are encoded in one region of Nitrosomonas ureae:
- the fliQ gene encoding flagellar biosynthesis protein FliQ: protein MTPEGAMTIGRQALEITFMVSAPLLLAALATGLLVSIFQAATQINEMTLSFIPKLLVMFLVMVLAGPWMIAVMTDYMQRLFTSIPWLAIG from the coding sequence ATGACTCCAGAAGGAGCAATGACCATCGGTCGGCAGGCGCTTGAAATTACATTCATGGTCTCTGCGCCATTACTGCTTGCGGCTTTAGCGACGGGTTTGCTCGTCAGCATTTTTCAAGCGGCAACTCAGATTAATGAAATGACCTTATCATTCATACCAAAACTATTAGTCATGTTCTTGGTTATGGTATTAGCCGGACCCTGGATGATCGCTGTCATGACAGATTATATGCAACGATTGTTCACAAGTATTCCCTGGTTGGCAATTGGTTAG
- the fliR gene encoding flagellar biosynthetic protein FliR — MINITTAEFNTLLAAFLWPLSRILALIASAPILGNPSTPVRVKLGLAIMITILVLPLVEKSLPQIDPASGIGLVILLQQVLIGVAIGFVMRVVFVAVEMAGELIGLQMGLGFAVFFDPQNSGQIDIIGRFLGVIASLAFLAMDGHLLMIALISQSFSTLPIGSAALTDVTFTTLANWGGEIFKSGLQLSLPVLTALLITNLALGILTRVAPQLNIFAVGFPLTLAIGFLVLGLSMPFYTPILEYLVHDGLKLMMGILNIDDINMP; from the coding sequence ATGATCAACATAACCACTGCTGAATTCAATACATTACTTGCAGCATTTCTTTGGCCGCTAAGCAGAATTCTGGCGCTGATCGCAAGCGCTCCTATTTTAGGAAACCCCAGCACTCCGGTCAGAGTGAAGTTGGGGCTGGCAATCATGATTACCATTCTGGTTCTGCCCCTCGTCGAGAAATCCTTGCCGCAAATTGACCCCGCTTCCGGGATCGGTTTGGTGATCCTATTGCAGCAAGTATTGATTGGCGTAGCCATCGGATTTGTCATGCGGGTTGTTTTTGTTGCTGTTGAAATGGCAGGCGAGTTAATTGGCCTGCAAATGGGACTAGGGTTCGCAGTATTCTTTGATCCTCAGAATTCCGGGCAGATTGACATCATTGGACGCTTTCTGGGAGTCATCGCCAGCTTGGCATTTCTTGCCATGGATGGTCATTTGCTGATGATTGCCCTAATTTCACAAAGCTTCAGCACCTTACCGATAGGCTCAGCGGCATTAACTGATGTTACATTTACCACACTCGCAAACTGGGGAGGAGAAATTTTCAAATCCGGGTTGCAGTTGTCACTTCCTGTCCTGACAGCATTACTGATTACCAACCTGGCTCTCGGCATCCTGACCCGGGTCGCACCGCAACTCAATATTTTCGCAGTCGGTTTTCCATTAACTCTAGCTATTGGTTTCCTTGTTTTAGGGCTCAGCATGCCTTTTTATACCCCCATTCTGGAATATTTGGTGCACGATGGTTTGAAGTTGATGATGGGTATTCTTAATATCGACGATATCAATATGCCATAG